In the Cannabis sativa cultivar Pink pepper isolate KNU-18-1 unplaced genomic scaffold, ASM2916894v1 Contig1, whole genome shotgun sequence genome, one interval contains:
- the LOC133032965 gene encoding rhodanese-like/PpiC domain-containing protein 12, chloroplastic produces the protein MSMLRVSHLPPFSTPALFAPRLYRLPIFTSFSPSKLRQISSFPSIFPRTLKPSSSSSQSSFIFNRVLAMAARSCFRAAAASFSAESGSSSEREILVQHLLVKENDLNLLLDLQQRVVRGEDLSDLAVEFSLCPSKKEGGMLGWVRKGQMVPEFEEAAFNAPLNKVVRCKTQFGWHLLQVLSEREESILQEIPPEELHLKMQDPSFLEDAQLIDVREPEEVAQASLPGFQVLPLQQFGSWGPEITAKFDPQKDTYVLCHHGMRSLQVSKWLQTQGFRRLFNVSGGIHAYALKADQTIPTY, from the exons ATGTCTATGTTAAGGGTTTCTCATCTTCCGCCATTCTCGACTCCAGCTCTCTTCGCACCCAGACTCTATCGCCTTCCAATTTTCACTTCCTTTTCACCGTCAAAACTTCGCCAAATCTCTTCATTTCCATCTATATTCCCCAGAACCCTTAAACCCTCTTCATCTTCATcccaatcttctttcatcttcaACCGCGTCTTGGCTATGGCGGCACGTTCATGTTTCAGAGCCGCAGCAG ctTCGTTTAGTGCTGAAAGTGGCTCGAGTAGTGAAAGGGAAATACTGGTGCAGCATTTACTTGTTAAAGAAAATGATCTCAATCTTCTTTTGGATCTTCAGCAGAGAGTTGTACGAG GTGAGGACCTAAGTGATCTTGCTGTCGAATTCTCATTATGTCCATCAAAGAAAGAAGGGGGAATGCTTGGGTGGGTTAGAAAGGGTCAAATG GTACCTGAATTTGAGGAGGCTGCTTTTAATGCTCCATTGAACAAGGTTGTTAGGTGTAAGACACAGTTTGGATGGCATTTGTTGCAAGTCCTTTCAGAGAG GGAAGAATCAATACTTCAAGAAATTCCTCCTGAAGAGCTCCACCTCAAAATGCAAGATCCTAGTTTCCTTGAAGATGCACAATTGATTGATGTTCGTGAACCTGAAGAAGT GGCTCAGGCATCTTTGCCAGGTTTTCAGGTTCTTCCCCTTCAACAATTTGGAAGCTGGGGACCTGAGATAACTGCTAAATTTGATCCTCAAAAGGATACCTATGTTCTG TGTCATCATGGAATGCGGTCATTACAGGTTTCCAAGTGGCTGCAGACACAG GGTTTTAGGAGATTATTCAATGTGTCAGGAGGAATTCATGCATATGCTCTGAAAGCCGATCAAACAATTCCTACCTATTGA
- the LOC133032966 gene encoding protein CLT1, chloroplastic-like isoform X1 produces the protein MTSCSRCLASSGVTSDGLIRIRLPPRATLAAAKISILPRNLGDLRPGNVLRSRHLRGLMPPVEVVAAGAGWERSSDGGEEEKEKVGVCSYTIGDQRVSDVETTGGEFDRRKGLEIVAAAAVTVLLGVGNRVLYKLALVPLKQYPFFLAQLATFGYVIVYFSILYIRYHAGIVTDEMLSMPKAPFLAVGLLEALGAATGMAAGAILSGASIPILSQTFLVWQILLSVVFLGRKYRVNQLLGCFLVTIGVIITVASGSSAGHSLKEAGIFWSLLMIVSFLFQAADTVLKEVIFLDAAQRLKGKTVDLFVVNSFGSAFQALFICILLPFLSKLWGIPFAQLPNYLKDGAACFLNIGGLSKGCDGAPLLPLLFVIVNMGFNISLLHLLKISSAVVSCLASTFSVPISVYLFTLPLPYLGVASSLPKGFVAGAIVLVMGLLIYSWTPSVSSSNASTAPTNH, from the exons ATGACGTCATGCAGTCGGTGCTTGGCTTCCAGCGGTGTTACCTCGGATGGTCTGATCCGTATCCGGCTTCCTCCGAGAGCCACACTGGCAGCGGCAAAGATCTCGATTCTTCCTCGAAATTTAGGCGACCTGCGGCCGGGGAACGTTCTCCGGTCGAGGCATTTACGCGGGCTTATGCCTCCGGTGGAGGTGGTTGCCGCCGGAGCAGGGTGGGAGAGGTCTTCGGACGGGGGTGAGGAGGAGAAGGAGAAGGTTGGCGTGTGCTCGTACACGATTGGGGATCAGAGAGTGTCGGATGTGGAAACAACTGGCGGCGAGTTTGATCGGAGGAAGGGGTTGGAAATCGTGGCAGCGGCGGCTGTTACGGTGCTGCTTGGAGTTGGAAATCGAGTGTTGTATAAGCTCGCGTTGGTTCCTCTGAAACAGTACCCTTTTTTTCTCGCCCAGCTCGCTACTTTCGG ATACGTAATTGTATACTTCTCTATCTTGTATATACGGTATCATGCTGGCATTGTTACTGATGAGATGCTTTCCATGCCGAAGGCTCCATTTCTTGCAGTAGGCCTGTTAGAAGCTCTTGGTGCTGCTACTGGAATGGCAGCTGGAG CTATTCTATCTGGAGCATCAATTCCAATTTTGTCCCAG ACTTTTCTTGTTTGGCAAATTCTCCTGTCAGTTGTTTTCCTTGGGAGGAAATATAGAGTAAATCAGCTTTTAGGGTGCTTTCTTGTAACTATTGGTGTAATCATAACAGTAGCAAG TGGGTCTAGTGCTGGACATTCATTGAAAGAAGCGGGTATTTTTTGGAGTCTTTTGATGATAGTTTCGTTTTTGTTCCAAGCAGCTGATACAGTGTTAAAG GAAGTAATTTTTCTTGATGCTGCTCAACGACTAAAG GGGAAAACAGTTGATTTATTTGTTGTAAATTCTTTTGGATCTGCTTTCCAA GCACTCTTTATATGTATACTCTTACCCTTTTTATCAAAACTATGGGGCATACCATTTGCCCAGCTACCAAACTATCTAAAAGATGGTGCAGCTTGCTTCTTAAACATTGGTGGATTATCCAAAG GCTGTGATGGAGCTCCGCTGCTACCTTTGCTTTTTGTTATTGTTAACATGGGTTTCAACATTTCTCTGCTGCATCTGCTTAAGATCTCGTCTGCGGTGGTTTCTTGTCTCGCCTCAACATTCTCAG TACCAATTTCTGTGTATCTCTTTACACTGCCACTTCCATATCTTGGAGTGGCATCATCCCTGCCAAAAGGCTTTGTGGCTGGAGCCATTGTTCTTGTTATGGGTTTGCTCATCTATTCTTGGACACCTTCAGTGAGTTCCTCTAATGCCTCCACAGCTCCTACTAACCACTAA
- the LOC133032904 gene encoding small ribosomal subunit protein mS37-like — protein sequence MGRKVGTLRINPKKFGSLHKPCMKEMMTFLNCLALNHNSDEKCVRNKELLNTCMDAQNNNRKPWGSINYHMQRLSRGKK from the exons ATGGGTCGGAAAGTTGGTACTCTTCGAATTAATCCCAAGAAATTCGGCTCTCTTCACAAACCCTGCATGAAGGAGATGATGACATTTCTCAACTGCTTGGCACTTAATCACAACAGTGATGAGAAGTGTGTCCGAAATAAGGAACTTCTAAATACTTGTATGGATGCTCAG AACAACAACAGAAAGCCATGGGGAAGCATTAATTACCATATGCAAAGGCTTAGTAGGGGAAAGAAGTAA
- the LOC133032966 gene encoding protein CLT3, chloroplastic-like isoform X2: MTSCSRCLASSGVTSDGLIRIRLPPRATLAAAKISILPRNLGDLRPGNVLRSRHLRGLMPPVEVVAAGAGWERSSDGGEEEKEKVGVCSYTIGDQRVSDVETTGGEFDRRKGLEIVAAAAVTVLLGVGNRVLYKLALVPLKQYPFFLAQLATFGYFNVNAPFLAVGLLEALGAATGMAAGAILSGASIPILSQTFLVWQILLSVVFLGRKYRVNQLLGCFLVTIGVIITVASGSSAGHSLKEAGIFWSLLMIVSFLFQAADTVLKEVIFLDAAQRLKGKTVDLFVVNSFGSAFQALFICILLPFLSKLWGIPFAQLPNYLKDGAACFLNIGGLSKGCDGAPLLPLLFVIVNMGFNISLLHLLKISSAVVSCLASTFSVPISVYLFTLPLPYLGVASSLPKGFVAGAIVLVMGLLIYSWTPSVSSSNASTAPTNH, from the exons ATGACGTCATGCAGTCGGTGCTTGGCTTCCAGCGGTGTTACCTCGGATGGTCTGATCCGTATCCGGCTTCCTCCGAGAGCCACACTGGCAGCGGCAAAGATCTCGATTCTTCCTCGAAATTTAGGCGACCTGCGGCCGGGGAACGTTCTCCGGTCGAGGCATTTACGCGGGCTTATGCCTCCGGTGGAGGTGGTTGCCGCCGGAGCAGGGTGGGAGAGGTCTTCGGACGGGGGTGAGGAGGAGAAGGAGAAGGTTGGCGTGTGCTCGTACACGATTGGGGATCAGAGAGTGTCGGATGTGGAAACAACTGGCGGCGAGTTTGATCGGAGGAAGGGGTTGGAAATCGTGGCAGCGGCGGCTGTTACGGTGCTGCTTGGAGTTGGAAATCGAGTGTTGTATAAGCTCGCGTTGGTTCCTCTGAAACAGTACCCTTTTTTTCTCGCCCAGCTCGCTACTTTCGGGTACTTCAACGTAAAT GCTCCATTTCTTGCAGTAGGCCTGTTAGAAGCTCTTGGTGCTGCTACTGGAATGGCAGCTGGAG CTATTCTATCTGGAGCATCAATTCCAATTTTGTCCCAG ACTTTTCTTGTTTGGCAAATTCTCCTGTCAGTTGTTTTCCTTGGGAGGAAATATAGAGTAAATCAGCTTTTAGGGTGCTTTCTTGTAACTATTGGTGTAATCATAACAGTAGCAAG TGGGTCTAGTGCTGGACATTCATTGAAAGAAGCGGGTATTTTTTGGAGTCTTTTGATGATAGTTTCGTTTTTGTTCCAAGCAGCTGATACAGTGTTAAAG GAAGTAATTTTTCTTGATGCTGCTCAACGACTAAAG GGGAAAACAGTTGATTTATTTGTTGTAAATTCTTTTGGATCTGCTTTCCAA GCACTCTTTATATGTATACTCTTACCCTTTTTATCAAAACTATGGGGCATACCATTTGCCCAGCTACCAAACTATCTAAAAGATGGTGCAGCTTGCTTCTTAAACATTGGTGGATTATCCAAAG GCTGTGATGGAGCTCCGCTGCTACCTTTGCTTTTTGTTATTGTTAACATGGGTTTCAACATTTCTCTGCTGCATCTGCTTAAGATCTCGTCTGCGGTGGTTTCTTGTCTCGCCTCAACATTCTCAG TACCAATTTCTGTGTATCTCTTTACACTGCCACTTCCATATCTTGGAGTGGCATCATCCCTGCCAAAAGGCTTTGTGGCTGGAGCCATTGTTCTTGTTATGGGTTTGCTCATCTATTCTTGGACACCTTCAGTGAGTTCCTCTAATGCCTCCACAGCTCCTACTAACCACTAA